One Luteolibacter flavescens DNA segment encodes these proteins:
- a CDS encoding bifunctional aconitate hydratase 2/2-methylisocitrate dehydratase, producing MHLYQDYLAEIEERKAAGLHPKPIDGAELTAEIIAQIKDLSNPHRKESLDFLIYNTLPGTTSAAGEKARFLEEIILGQSVVEEITPAFAFELLSHMKGGASIQTLLNLALGEDADIARQAADVLKTQVFLYDADTARLEAAYKAGSPVAKDILESYAAAEFFTKLPEPPEEVQVVTYIAAEGDISTDLLSPGNQAHSRSDRELHGKCMISAEGQETIKALQKLHPDKSVMMIAEKGTMGVGSSRMSGVNNVALWTGKQASKYVPFVNIFPIVAGTNGISPIFLTTVSVTGGIGLDLKNWVKKTDAEGKVVKDANGDPVLEQAYSVETGTLLTINTKEKKLYGDGKVLADVSSAFTPQKLEFIKAGGSYAIVFGKKLQTFAAQTLGIEAPVVFAPSKEVSHEGQGLTAVEKIFNRNAVGSTPGLTLHAGSDVRVKVNIVGSQDTTGLMTSQELEAMAATVISPTVDAAYQSGCHTASVWDKKAQANIPRLMSFMQRFGLITARDPKDGYHAMTDVIHKVLNDLTVDDWDIIIGGDSHTRMSKGVAFGADSGTVALALATGEATMPIPQSVKVTFTGTMKPYMDFRDVVHATQSQMLKKFGENVFQGRVIEVHIGTLPADQAFTFTDWTAEMKAKASICISQPETLIESLEIAKDRIRIMIDKGMDNDVHVLQGLIDKADKRIAEIRSGEKPPLAPDANAKYHAEMVVDLDIIDEPMIADPDVNNEDVSKRYTHDVIRGLSYYAGSKSVDLGFVGSCMVHKGDLKIVAKMLKNLEQGQGKVEFNAPLVVAAPTYNIIDELKAEGDWDILQKYSGFEFDDNAPKTAARTEYQNMMYLERPGCNLCMGNQEKAEKGDTVMATSTRLFQGRVVEDTERKKGESLLSSTPVVVLSAILGRTPSLEEYKTAVEGIDLTTFAPPVKELVAAS from the coding sequence ATGCACCTTTATCAGGACTACTTGGCGGAAATTGAGGAACGCAAAGCCGCGGGCTTGCATCCCAAGCCCATCGATGGCGCCGAACTGACGGCCGAGATCATCGCCCAGATCAAGGACCTCTCCAATCCCCACCGGAAGGAGTCCCTCGATTTCCTGATCTACAACACGCTCCCCGGCACCACGAGTGCGGCGGGCGAGAAGGCCCGCTTCCTCGAGGAGATCATCCTCGGCCAATCGGTCGTGGAGGAGATCACCCCTGCCTTCGCCTTCGAGCTGCTGTCCCACATGAAGGGCGGCGCCTCCATCCAGACGCTGCTGAATCTCGCGCTCGGCGAGGATGCTGACATCGCCCGGCAAGCCGCCGATGTGCTCAAGACGCAGGTCTTCCTCTACGATGCGGATACCGCGCGCCTCGAGGCCGCCTACAAGGCAGGTAGCCCGGTGGCGAAGGACATCCTCGAGAGCTACGCTGCCGCCGAGTTCTTCACGAAGCTCCCGGAGCCTCCCGAGGAAGTGCAGGTCGTGACCTACATCGCGGCCGAGGGCGACATCTCCACCGACCTCCTTTCCCCGGGCAACCAGGCCCACTCCCGCTCCGACCGCGAGCTGCACGGCAAGTGCATGATCAGCGCCGAGGGCCAGGAGACGATCAAGGCGCTGCAGAAGCTTCATCCTGACAAGAGCGTCATGATGATCGCTGAAAAGGGCACCATGGGCGTGGGCTCCTCCCGCATGTCCGGCGTGAACAACGTCGCGCTCTGGACTGGCAAGCAGGCGAGCAAGTACGTGCCATTCGTCAATATCTTCCCGATCGTGGCGGGTACGAACGGCATCTCGCCCATCTTCCTCACCACCGTCAGCGTCACCGGCGGCATCGGCCTCGACCTCAAGAACTGGGTCAAGAAGACCGACGCCGAGGGCAAGGTGGTCAAGGACGCCAATGGCGATCCCGTCCTGGAGCAGGCCTACTCGGTCGAGACCGGCACGCTTCTCACCATCAATACGAAGGAGAAGAAGCTCTACGGCGACGGCAAGGTGCTGGCGGATGTTTCCTCCGCCTTCACCCCGCAGAAGCTCGAGTTCATCAAGGCGGGCGGATCCTACGCCATCGTCTTCGGCAAGAAGCTCCAGACCTTCGCGGCCCAGACGCTGGGCATCGAGGCACCGGTCGTCTTCGCCCCGTCGAAGGAAGTCTCGCACGAGGGACAGGGCCTCACGGCCGTCGAGAAGATATTCAACCGCAACGCCGTCGGCAGCACTCCCGGCCTGACGCTTCACGCCGGATCCGACGTCCGCGTGAAGGTGAATATCGTGGGCTCGCAGGACACCACCGGCCTGATGACCTCACAGGAGCTGGAGGCGATGGCCGCCACCGTGATCTCGCCCACCGTCGATGCCGCCTACCAGTCCGGCTGCCACACCGCCTCCGTATGGGACAAGAAGGCCCAGGCCAATATCCCGCGCCTGATGTCCTTCATGCAGCGCTTCGGCCTCATCACCGCGCGCGATCCGAAGGACGGCTACCACGCCATGACCGACGTGATCCACAAGGTGCTGAACGACCTCACCGTGGACGATTGGGACATCATCATCGGCGGTGACTCCCACACCCGCATGTCGAAGGGCGTCGCCTTTGGCGCGGACTCCGGCACCGTGGCGCTGGCCCTGGCCACCGGCGAGGCGACCATGCCCATTCCGCAGTCCGTGAAGGTGACCTTCACGGGCACGATGAAGCCTTACATGGACTTCCGCGACGTGGTCCACGCCACCCAGTCGCAGATGCTGAAGAAATTCGGCGAGAACGTCTTCCAGGGCCGCGTGATCGAGGTCCACATCGGCACGCTGCCCGCGGACCAGGCGTTCACCTTCACCGACTGGACCGCCGAGATGAAGGCGAAGGCCTCCATCTGCATCTCGCAGCCCGAGACCCTCATCGAGTCGCTGGAGATCGCGAAGGACCGCATCCGCATCATGATCGACAAGGGAATGGACAACGACGTCCACGTCCTCCAGGGGCTGATCGACAAGGCCGACAAGCGCATCGCCGAGATCCGCTCCGGCGAGAAGCCGCCGCTCGCGCCCGATGCGAATGCGAAGTACCACGCCGAGATGGTCGTGGACCTCGACATCATCGACGAGCCGATGATCGCCGACCCGGACGTGAACAACGAGGATGTCTCGAAGCGCTACACCCACGACGTGATCCGCGGGCTTTCCTACTATGCAGGTAGTAAGTCGGTGGACCTCGGTTTCGTCGGCTCCTGCATGGTCCACAAGGGCGACCTCAAGATCGTCGCAAAGATGCTCAAGAACCTCGAGCAGGGCCAGGGCAAGGTGGAGTTCAACGCGCCGCTGGTGGTCGCCGCACCGACCTACAACATCATCGACGAGCTCAAGGCCGAGGGCGACTGGGACATCCTCCAGAAGTACTCCGGCTTCGAATTCGACGACAACGCACCGAAGACCGCCGCCCGCACCGAGTACCAGAACATGATGTATCTCGAGCGTCCCGGCTGTAACCTCTGCATGGGCAACCAGGAGAAGGCCGAGAAGGGTGACACGGTCATGGCTACTTCCACCCGCCTCTTCCAGGGCCGCGTGGTCGAGGACACCGAGCGGAAGAAGGGCGAGTCCCTGCTTTCCTCCACCCCCGTCGTCGTCCTGTCCGCCATCCTCGGCCGCACGCCGAGCCTGGAGGAATACAAGACCGCCGTGGAAGGCATCGACCTCACCACCTTCGCCCCGCCGGTGAAGGAGCTGGTGGCTGCCTCCTGA